GGCGCGGGGGCTTTTCTGCGGTGAAGAACGAACGTTCCCGTTCGTGCTCAGGTCCTATTCCATCTCGTTCGCCAGGACTGGCACTTCAACCACAGGAGTGACCTCCTTGGACTTGCCCAGGACGGCGTGGAACCGGTCCCAGTCCAGCTCCTTCTCCCAGCTGGCCATCACCACGGCGGCGATGCAGTTGCCGATGTGGTTGGTGATGGCGCGGGCTTCGGACATGAACTTGTCGATGCCCAGGATGAGGGCCATGCCGGCCACGGGGATGCCGGGCACCACCGCCAGGGTGGCGGCCAGGGTGATGAAGCCCGAGCCGGTGACGCCGGCGGCACCCTTGCTGGTGATCATCGCCACCACCAGGATGCCCAGCTGCTGGCCCAGGGTGAGCTCGATGCCCAGGGCCTGGGCGATGAAGAGCGAGGCCAGGGTCATGTAGATGTTGGTGCCATCCAGGTTGAAGGAATAGCCCGTGGGGATAACCAGCCCGACGATGGACTTGGACAGGCCCAGCTTCTCCATCTTCTCCATGAGGGGGATCAGCGCGGACTCGGAGGAGCTGGTGGCCATGACCAGCAGCAGCTCATCCTTGATGTAGCCCACCACCTTGAAGATGTTGAAGCCCGCCAACCGCGCGATGAGGCCCAGCACGAGGAAGATGAAGACGGCACAGGTCGCGTAGAAGAGGAAGATGAGCTGCGCCATGGGCACCAGCGACTTCAGCCCGAACTTGCCGATGGTGTAGGCGATGGCCGCACCGGCGCCCAGGGGGGCGAGGTAGAGGATCTGGTGCATGACGCCGAAGAACATCTTGCTGACGTTCTCCAGGAAGCCGATGAGGGGCGCCTTGTGCTTCTCGCTGAGGGCCGCCACGGAGAAGCCGAGCAGCACGGAGATCAGGAGCACCTGCAGGATGTCGCCATCGGTGAAGGCGCTGAACATGGTCTTGGGGATCATCTTCAGCAGGTGGTCCGTGATGGTCAGGTGCTGGGCCTGGGTCACGTAGTTGGCCACGAGCTT
This DNA window, taken from Geothrix edaphica, encodes the following:
- the dctA gene encoding C4-dicarboxylate transporter DctA codes for the protein MFKRAASKLYNWVALMIVLGALLGHFYPGVAVKMQPVADGFIALIKMLIPPVILCSVVLGIAGSGSIKKAGRVGGKAILYFEIVSTLALVIGLVMANVFGPGRSFHADPAKLDPKLVANYVTQAQHLTITDHLLKMIPKTMFSAFTDGDILQVLLISVLLGFSVAALSEKHKAPLIGFLENVSKMFFGVMHQILYLAPLGAGAAIAYTIGKFGLKSLVPMAQLIFLFYATCAVFIFLVLGLIARLAGFNIFKVVGYIKDELLLVMATSSSESALIPLMEKMEKLGLSKSIVGLVIPTGYSFNLDGTNIYMTLASLFIAQALGIELTLGQQLGILVVAMITSKGAAGVTGSGFITLAATLAVVPGIPVAGMALILGIDKFMSEARAITNHIGNCIAAVVMASWEKELDWDRFHAVLGKSKEVTPVVEVPVLANEME